A single window of Podarcis raffonei isolate rPodRaf1 chromosome 9, rPodRaf1.pri, whole genome shotgun sequence DNA harbors:
- the CDKN2AIP gene encoding CDKN2A-interacting protein: MAGGEAAPAAGPDSEPCRGGEEAGDAGTGWVEKLRAECEPEGHWQHRREFLIRNAEGLPLSPGGKDGGAGDGDSVELRRLTSLSMVWANHVFLGCRYPLQVMEKVMDMAAGITVTNAPTHTLRDELVAKVKRGISSSNEGPEEPCKKRAVGTEKASEITGSDAESAKPEEPMETDSNPVKNPGKEAAKNAEKPLSSTAAEKVAPAASSTVAEKEAPAAASEVVQKVTPTAPVSTAQKVAPVASSTAPQIVAPTPSSTAVQKVASAAPVSAAQKAASAASSTVARVEARVANYESTATTRHKSAVASSLPGPESKLNYCLNKPSESKSENTLASEKKGTLEDTAALASKSSSHTSVVPAKVPCKLLTSEDAKERQPFFNRLYKAVAWKLVAVGGFSPNVNHVELLNSSIQSVKATLDVEFVPLKELADLPQNKSSQENVVCELRCKSVYLGTGCGKSKENAKAVASREALKLFLKKKVIVKLCKRKYKGREIEDLVLLDEESKPLNLPPALRNPQEIL; encoded by the exons ATGGCCGGCGGGGAGGCCGCCCCAGCGGCGGGGCCCGACTCCGAGCCCTGCCGAGGGGGCGAGGAAGCCGGCGACGCCGGGACGGGCTGGGTGGAGAAGCTACGCGCGGAGTGCGAGCCCGAGGGGCATTGGCAGCACCGCCGGGAGTTCTTGATTCGCAACGCGGAAGGCCTGCCCTTGTCGCCGGGCGGGAAAGACGGCGGTGCGGGGGACGGAGACAGCGTGGAATTACGGCGACTGACCTCCCTGTCTATGGTGTGGGCCAACCATGTATTTCTGGGATGCAG GTATCCTCTGCAAGTGATGGAAAAGGTGATGGACATGGCTGCAGGCATCACAGTGACCAATGCTCCAACCCACACTCTGAGAGATGAACTGGTTGCCAAGGTGAAACGAGGCATATCCAGTAGCAATG aaGGGCCAGAAGAGCCCTGCAAGAAGCGTGCTGTTGGCACAGAAAAAGCTTCTGAAATTACTGGCAGTGATGCAGAGTCTGCAAAGCCAGAAGAGCCCATGGAAACAGATAGTAATCCTGTGAAGAACCCAGGAAAAGAGGCAGCAAAAAATGCAGAGAAGCCACTGTCTTCGACTGCAGCCGAAAAGGTAGCACCTGCAGCATCTTCGACTGTGGCTGAAAAGGAAGCACCTGCAGCAGCATCAGAAGTGGTTCAGAAGGTAACGCCTACAGCTCCAGTCTCTACAGCTCAGAAGGTAGCACCTGTAGCCTCTTCGACTGCACCTCAGATAGTAGCACCCACACCATCCTCAACTGCAGTCCAGAAGGTAGCATCTGCAGCGCCAGTCTCCGCAGCCCAGAAGGCAGCGTCTGCTGCATCTTCAACTGTAGCAAGAGTAGAAGCCAGAGTTGCTAATTATGAATCTACAGCAACCACCAGGCACAAATCAGCTGTGGCTTCTTCTTTGCCTGGCCCTGAATCAAAGCTGAATTACTGTTTAAATAAACCTTCAGAATCCAAATCTGAAAACACATTAGCATCTGAAAAGAAAGGCACATTGGAAGATACGGCAGCGTTAGCTTCAAAAAGCAGCTCACACACGAGTGTGGTTCCTGCCAAAGTGCCATGCAAATTATTAACAAGCGAAGATGCAAAAGAGAGGCAGCCATTTTTCAATAGACTATACAAAGCTGTTGCTTGGAAGTTGGTTGCTGTTGGAGGGTTTAGTCCCAATGTCAATCATGTCGAACTCTTAAACTCATCCATTCAGTCTGTAAAGGCAACATTAGATGTTGAATTTGTCCCACTGAAAGAGCTGGCGGATTTACCTCAGAATAAAAGCTCTCAGGAAAATGTGGTGTGTGAACTGAGATGTAAATCGGTGTATTTGGGAACTGGCTGTGGAAAAAGTAAGGAAAATGCCAAAGCAGTTGCTTCAAGAGAGGCACTGAAACTGTTTCTCAAGAAAAAGGTAATTGTGAAATTATGTAAAAGGAAGTACAAAGGAAGGGAGATTGAAGATTTGGTGCTTCTTGATGAAGAATCAAAACCATTAAATTTACCTCCAGCTTTAAGAAATCCtcaagaaatattataa